tatgataattgactttgaATGGACAATGTGTGCTCCCTGTTATTTAGCTTAATTCAAGGTGTTCTTTAACTTTCATCCTCAGTTTTGAAAGAGTTCTGGTTCAGAGAGACCATTCCTGAAACCACTAGTGTTTCCGCAGGCAATAGAGAAAAGTCCACCCTgtggaacaaaatattttttaggcaGTCCTTGCTGCCCTTTTCAGGCCTTTATACCCATAGCCAAACCCTCAACAGTTTTCATGTTTCCAACAAGAACAATCCTCGTTTTTAATCTAGGGAAGCACACACTTCAGAGCAAGACATAATAAACACTATTGAGTTATGTGAAAAGGTTATTTAATGTAAACCCAAAGGGAGGCTTAAAGTTAGTTTGGATGCCTAGTTAGATGTTTTGTTGTAACTACATAGGGCATGCATATGGCAAATTGCCAAAATTTGCTAAGGATCACATCATGTCCCACAAGATCATGCTTGCAATAACTATCAGAATCTCCAACAAAATCACTAGAATCTAAAACTTGCTCAAGCTATTCCTTGGGAATGGGCAGCCTAACAATGGTCTAAGTGATATGTGACCACCTCCCCTCACTGGACTGAAGTCCTGATTTTTCCATTGTATGCATTACAAGCTCTGAATTGAAATAAGGGATATGgtggttttatatcctgaaagACACTATCCAACTACTATTTTACTTTGCAGACCATCTTCCACATCTAATAACCATGTATGTGGGCAGACATACATTCAGAAACATAAGTGGCtgcttgggaaaaaaatgcaacaacaATATTGAAAACCCATATATGGTCAATTTGCATATGTCTTATTCCTTCTCTCTTAATTTCTCATGGTACAATAGTCTTTGCTTGaagtggcaaagaagaagtcaaactctcactcttcacagatgacatgataccctgtgttgaaaacccaaaagactccaccaaaaaattgctagaactgatacaggaattcagcaaaaaggtgggatataaaatcaatgcacagaaatcagttgcatttctttatactaacaatgaaatagaagaaaaagaaattaaggagttgatcccatttacaactgcaccaaaacccataagatacctagcaataaacctaaccaaagaggcaaaggctCTGCACTCTAGAGACTATAGAACATTTGAGAaattgaggaaaaaacaaaaagatggaaaaacattccatgctcatggattgggagaacaaatattgttaaaatatctatactacccagagcaatctggGTACACATTCagtgtaatctctatcaaaacagCATCGACATTTTTCACcaagctggaacaaacaatcctaaaatttgtatggaacaagaaaagaccctgaatatccaaaagaatgttgaaaaagaaaaccaaagttgtgGCATCCTAATcttggacttcaagctctattacaaagctgtaatcatcaagacagtatgctactggctcaaaaacagacacatagatcaatgaatcctcaactctatggtcaattaatctttgacaaagcaggaaagaatatccaatggggggaaaaaaagagtatcttcAAATAACGGTGTcagaaaactgaacagccacatgcagaagaatgaaaccagaccattttcttacaccacaaacacgaatagattcaaaatggatgaaagacagaaatgtgagacaagaatccatcagcaccctagaggagaacacaggcagcaacttctatgacctcagctgcagcaacttcttgtcAGATCTCCAAAGACAAGGTCCCTATAGGGacatcatcaaaagaaaaagtttttacacagtgaagaaaacagtcaacaaaaccaaaagacaaccaacagaatggaagatatttgcaaatgtcttataaggtaaagggctagaatccaaagtctataaagaatttatcaaactcaacaccagaaaacaaattaaccaatcaagaaatgggcaaaagaaataaacagatatttcttcaaagacaatGTACAAATGGCCGacaggcatatgaaaaaatgctccacatcagttgtcatcagggaaatacaaatcaaaaccataatgagataccacctcacaccagtcagaatggttaaaattaacaagacaggaaaaaacaggtgagaaggtagagaaaggggaacccactacactgctggtgggaatgcaagctgattcagcaactctggaaaacagtatggagattcctcaaaaagttacaaatatcTTGGAATGctgcatcaaaaagaaatgatgtattttatggtgactaacataacacaataaaaaaaaaaggttacaaatagagctatcctatgacacagcaattgcattactagggatttaccccaaagatacaaatgtagtgatctgaatgggcgcctgcatcccaatgtttatatcagcaatacccacaatagccaaactatggaaagagtccagatgtcccaTCAACagatactgcatcttctttatccatttatctatcgatggacatctgggctcatTCTCCACCCCaatgcaaatagcaagatttcatttttttggtggctgagtagtatcaccaaaaaaaatgaaatcttgccatctgcaacaaggTGGTTGGAACTAgtggagattatgctaagtgaaataagtcaatcagagaaactgatatgtggaatttgagaaacaaaagggAGGATCATGgggcaagagaggaaaaataaaataagacaaaattagaggagaagacaaaccgtaagagtctcttaatcataggaaacaaactgagggtggctggaagGAAGAGGGATAAGGGGATGAGGTAAGAGGGTGAagaatattaaggagggcatgtgatgtaataagtgttagggtccgtgatcaaaggaacgagactgatgcaaagcgaaaatcaagcaaagctttatttcgtgccaagcatcaaaaatcaaaccgACCAGtaggggccatctcttacaaagaggagACGACGACGAGGACGACAACCCCAACGAGACAACCCCAACGATGCAGACTCTGCTCCTCCGATGAGGCCGTTTCCAGGACGAGGCTGCTCCCTGACAGCTACACTAACAACTACGAACCCAAGGACGCCACTGGCAGCAGCAAGGACACTCCCAATGACTATCACCCAACGACTACCCCaacaactactactactactccCCCCCaacccagcctcacagactaacctttatagaggtaGTTGAGCCCGGCCCACACACCGGTGGCCAaagagattgcaacacacaggggaaaactgcacagtcatgttcCATCGGCAAGATGAAtgaccaattgaatttcaattcaccacagtaaatatatgtgTGCCCCACTGATTGCATGTCTCCATCCGGCCTGGCACGCCCCTATATCCAGGGTTTGCAAGtgagttcctctgggaggggtggggtcaatctaagtttacaaCCAAAGGGCTCCCTCAGGCTAACCAGGCCCCTACATtaaacactgggtattatataagactgataaatcactgacctctacctctgaaactaataatatattgtgttaattgaatttttaaaataaaaaaatttttttaaaacaatagtcTGCTCAATTTATTAAGTTTAAATTTGCCACACCTATTACAGATTTATTTGTTCTCCTTCATTCTCCTCCCCAAAATAACAGACAATTATGACTGATCAGACTCACTTTCTGAGTTTTGCTGTCCCAAGCCTCTGACACAGTTTGATAATTCATGCCATAGGAGCGTGCATGTTCTTCACTACCTAGACTCAAGAGTTATGAGGAGCCTTCAAATCCACTTTAGAAGTAGGAGTTTCTTGGGCCCTTTTCCACCTGGAAAGGTAAAATGGAGAGGATACAGGAGTTCTAGACTCCCTACCTCCACTTTTaggcagttttattttctgtactgggctttttaataaatttataaattagtaCAAAGGGTTCAACTGATTTTCAAGAGTTTGGCAATGCTTGGTGAGGTGCAAAAAAGTCCGTTAGAGAAGTCAGACTTGTTTGAAGGCTGAGACCTACCCCCTAATGcggcagaaggaaaaataatctctctctcaTAATAAGCTGCACCCTGCACACCTCACATGTTCATTGTGACATGGAAACACCACCAAGAGTGTGGCAGTCATTACAGCTGAGCCCAAGGTTCCTTCTGCCGCTGCCTTTGGTTCGGAAATCCCACGTCCTCACCACCAAGCCAGCAGGGacaggccctgcccccacccatctACTCCCTATCCTCACCCGGAAGTGGACCGGTTGAGCGGAGGCATCCATTTCTCATGTCAGAGCAACGTCAGAACAACCAACTACCTGCTAAGGAGGCTGTTCCACCCCCTAAGATATGGATCCATCATTCCCAGAGCCCCATACCACCAGCCAAGAGTTGGACCCCACAGGTTTAGATTTCAACCCTGTTGGCCAAGATTATTTCTCTGCTGGCTACATGTACGACTCTCTGTACCAAGAACTGGACCTGGACTCTCTTCATGAAGATCTTTCCCATTCCATGCCAGGCACCATGACAGTGACCTCAGCAAACACACATGAATCCCACCTGACTGCTGAACCAGAGGATCTCAGAGAGGCTGAACGAAAGGAGCTCAAATCCGAGCTCACTAAAGTGGAAGAGGAAATTATAACGCTACGCCACGCTCTGGCAGCCAAAGAAAGATGTTGCATGGAGCTCAAGAGGAAGCTGGGCCTCATAGCCTTGGTGGGGCTAAGGCAGAATCTGTCCAAAGGCTGGTCTCATGTTCAAGTCTCCAGTGGTTTACATGAAACAAAAGACATCAGCTGCCCTGTCCACCATGGGTTCTGCCATTTGCAAGAAGCTTGGAGACATGAAGAAGTCAGCCACATTCAGATCTTTTGAAGGTCTGATGGGGGCAATCAAGTCCAGAGTTGCGGGTGACGGAGAGTTTAGCAGTAACTGCCTTCCTTCTTCAGCTGGGGGTGGAGATGATTCGCTCCTAGCTTCAGGGAGTAGGGACGATCCACTTCCACTTTCTAGGAGTGGGAATGATCCAGTTCAGTGGAGTGGAGTCCATCCGGTTCCGAGGAGTAGAGATGATCTGGTTGCAGGCAGCAGGCACGACCTGCTGCCCTTTCTGGAGCCGGAATGAACCCCTTGGTTACCTTGCCTGGCCACCTAACTAGTGCAAGAACTCCTTTTCCTCATCACAATTGCGACTCTGCCTATCAAAAACAACTAAACCACAATGTTAAAGTTAATTCAGGAAATGGACAGAGGCCAGTTTTGAGAACAATAATTcccatttgtatatatgtatttactgtTGTTGAGATAGAGACCCCAACATTCTGTACCCAGTTATTTTACACTAAAGGTAGTAGATGAAATGTATTGCTGTACTAGCCTTCTGGAGTTGCATTTAAATGGACAGGACAATGGCTTCAGAGAGATCTTGGGCCTACCCCCACTCTTTTTCAGAAAAACTACTCTATTTATAATGCCAAagtagctttctttttaaaactggaaaaaggtATGAAATAATCTGTAATTTTATCccctcctcatttccttcctgccctaaatctcaaaataaatcttgaagCTCTACCTGGCCtacaatttttactttaaaaaggaagatcaAGAACACTCCTTTCCTCTGAGACCCTCAGAAAGGAAAAGTATTAGTAGATTAgtttttacataatattttagcttttaaaacttgatttttttaagctCTTAATTAAGCAAAGTAACTTTAGCATCAATTTAGGGGATTGTTACTTTGGACTCAAGCTGAAATTGCAACTTTATTTTGCCTTGTGCTTCTTAATCTTTTTATGTATGGAAGTTTAACTGTTGAAGCAGCATGTGTCTACCACAACAGCATGccacctaaaagaaaaaaaaaatggttctctGTTCTGCAGCAATTCCTAGTTTGTTACTACCTCCAGCTGAGGGGCTAGAAGGAAAACAGCATAGCCAAATTCAAGAAAGATAAATCCCTGTCTTAAGCAACAATGCAACATTTAAAACAGAATGCTCATTTCCTGTAATGCTGGCCCTTATGCCTCGTAGGGTGCTTAACTGATTTTATACATCACTGGTGTCTTTGACTCCCAAGTTTGTCCTCTTTTAAAACTGACCCCACTGAGAAGGAAATACAACTTGAGCCCTCAGGGGATTTGGGGAGGGGTGCATAGGGAAGGGATTccttttccaatttcaaaatgcCAGACCCAGCAGCTACTTTCACTCCTCCAGTCACATTGCCTAAAATAGAAGTCtgtgtcttttaaattttcagcagGGGTATAGGACCTTTATTTGCTTGGGTATATATTATAACATGTCACCACCACCTAAAGGTTGTCCCTCCAATCTAAGAAGGTGATCCTGTTTTGTTGATTCTTAAATGCCTCCCTattctttggttttcctttaagCAACACCAAAAACCACAGTAAACGCAAAAACATTTGGTAAACTATAAAGTCACCTGTGTATCTCAAACCTCCACAGATTTCTAAAcataaagttttgcttggattaAAACAAGATATTCCACTGTTTACATGTTTGTTTCTTACTTTGTAGTATTCATCaaccaaaatgtttttttctgtgctAAAGAACTAAACACAAACTTGCAACATACATAAAGTAGCCCAACAGGCAAAAGCTTTGATCTCATACTGTAGAAATCCTGGTGTTAGGGAAAATCTCAGGCTGACATCCTGGGCCAAACAGAgaatatgttctattttatttaataattcaagCAAGTGTAGTAACAGTTTTCCCCAATAAATCTTCAACTCCCTAAGAGCAGTAAAGAAATATCtctttttattcatcattttattccCATGCCTGGCTCTAGAAACACTTGTTGAattaatgaaggaatgaatatcACATATTTTAGACATTGAATCTTGGACCCAAAAGTTTATCAACAACATGTTGACAAGTTCCTCCCACTTTTAAACAAAGCATTTTGCTTCACTATTCAAAGATAATTTAAGGgtcacctcagtggctcagtcagttaaatatctgccctCAGCACGGTCATGCTCCTAGGGtactggtattgagccccacactgggctccctgaccCCAGGGGATTctatttgtctctctcctttccccctgctcttgtgctctctcactctctgtctcaaataaaatcatttttaaaaagtgataatttaaggggcgcctgggtggctcagtgggttaagcctctgccttcagctcaggtcatgatctcagggtcctgggatcgagccccgcatcgggctctttgctcagcggtgagcctgcttccccctctctctgcctacttgtgatctctctctctctctctctctctgtcaaataaataaataaaatctttaaaaaaaaataaaaataaaaagtgataatTTAAGACCCTACCATGTGTCAGGCCTGGTGCCAAGCTCTGAAAGCACTGAAATTAAGCATGGTCCATGCTTTTTAGAAATGGATTCTCAAATCACTATGATTCCCTGCAGTAGGTACTACAATAGGGGAAGTCTGTGAAGAAAGTGGTTTCAACTCTGTCTCGATAGAAAGATTTCAAAGACTCAGAGAAGATTTCAGAGAGGCAGAAAGTCATAGAATACTAGCAGGAATTTGCCAGATTGATAAGTGTAGAACACTCCAGATAATATCTGGAAAAACTAAGTCATGTAGGAATGTAATAGAATGGCATGTTCCAGGAAATACCAATAAGTCATTGGATCAAGAGAGAGACGAGAGTAGAGAAATAGCATGGGGCAAGATCATAAATAGTTTTATATGCTTTCAGTAATTCTGTAGGGAATAGAAAGGCATTGAAGGTACTTAAGTCAAATGAGTTTTAGATCACTCTGGTCATTATAGAAAATAGATTGAGAAGTATTAAGAGATAGAATCTCTGACTTAGGAAACAACTGcaaaggagagagggatggatAAATTTGCAAGCTGATAAGGATGTAGAATTAAAGAGTTAATACTAACAATAATGGAGCTGTGCAGTTTTGTTTTGGCCCTTTTATTGGATTTCAGCATACCTGCATCAATGGTCATGGACATTAGATAAATGATCTCTGTGAACACTTGGATACTGGATTAAAGGTTTCCTCCAgacttcctttcttctacttggTTCTACTCTTCTCATGTGttgctttttctcattctgtaatCTATCTTCATAATTTGATCCCTTCTGTTCATCTAGCCCTATCTGGATCTTGTAGCTTAGCTTCAGTCTATTTAACTTTAACGTGACCACTTCAGGATGCAATTTCCTC
This DNA window, taken from Lutra lutra chromosome 13, mLutLut1.2, whole genome shotgun sequence, encodes the following:
- the TPD52L3 gene encoding LOW QUALITY PROTEIN: tumor protein D55 (The sequence of the model RefSeq protein was modified relative to this genomic sequence to represent the inferred CDS: deleted 1 base in 1 codon) — protein: MDPSFPEPHTTSQELDPTGLDFNPVGQDYFSAGYMYDSLYQELDLDSLHEDLSHSMPGTMTVTSANTHESHLTAEPEDLREAERKELKSELTKVEEEIITLRHALAAKERCCMELKRKLGLIALVGLRQNLSKGWSHVQVSSVYMKQKTSAALSTMGSAICKKLGDMKKSATFRSFEGLMGAIKSRVAGDGEFSSNCLPSSAGGGDDSLLASGSRDDPLPLSRSGNDPVQWSGVHPVPRSRDDLVAGSRHDLLPFLEPE